DNA sequence from the Eubacterium sp. 1001713B170207_170306_E7 genome:
TCAGGCCCCGGCGGGTTACCTGCTCAATCGAGAGACCGTGGCGTTTACAGTGCCCGACTCGGCCCAGACTCAGGCGGTCGTGGTGGACGCAGGGGTGCACACCGGCTACCAGGGCCGTCTGATGATTCTGAAAATGGATGAGGAACGGGACCCGTTGGCTGGGGCTACCTTTAAGATTCTGGACGCCAACGGCTATACCCTGCAGAAGGATCTGGTCACCGGAGCGGACGGGCAGATCTGGGTCAGCAATCTGGCTCCCGGACGTTACCAGGTCATGGAGACTGAAGCGCCTGCGGGATACCATCTGGACGCCACCCCGGTGAGCTTTGAGGTGTCCGACGCCGCACAGGGCGAGCCCGCCGCCATGGAGGTCAAGGCCGTCAATGTCCGGCGTGCCTCCAAGCTTAAGTACTCAACGGGCGCCGCCTCGCCAAACGCCGATACAGGCGTGGACGGCATGGACTTTCTGGGGCTTGGGTTTGTCATGCTGGCAGCAGTCACGGCCGCAGGGGTGATGGCCTACCAGAAATCAAAACGAAAATAAAAACAGATCAAAACCCGCCGGCACGGTGTGTGCCGGCGGGTTTTTTGACTGTTGAATTCAGATTTTCTTCCTATTTATATTAAGGGATAAATTCAGATTCAGGAGTAAAGTCAGCTGCTGACAGCTTTTCCAGCATTCTTAATGCCTTCCAGGTATTCCTTCCGTTCCATTTTCTCGAGCAGGGTTTCCTCGGACTGGTCTTTTTCCTCACTCAGAGCCTGGAGGCGGGTGTAGTCTGTTGTAATGCCGGCCATCTCACGGTCGATTTCCTCCAGGCGGATTTCCAGGGCCTCCATCTCCGTGTCGATATGGTCATATTCCTGCTGCTCCCGATAGCTCAGGCGAATGGTTTTTGACCGGACCTTTTCGGTTTTCGCCTCACTGGGCTTGTTGCTGGCCGGTTCATTGTCCTTGCCGGCGTGCTTGGCCATGTAGTCGGTGAAATTACCGGTCTGCACCAGGATCTCGCCACCGCCGGTAAAGGAGAAGATGGTGTCGCACACCCGGTCCAGGAAGTAGCGGTCATGAGAAACAGTGAGCACGCTGCCCTGGAAATCGTCCAGGTAGTTTTCCAGGATTTTGAGGGTGTCGATGTCCAGGTCATTGGTGGGCTCGTCGAGCAGCAGTACATTGGGCGCGGACATAAGGATGCGGAGCAGGTACAGCCGCCGCCGTTCACCGCCGGAGAGCTCTGAGATACGAATCCACTGAGCAGTGCGGTCAAAAAGAAACAGCTCCATCATCTGGGCCGCGGTAATGACCTCGCCCCGGGCGTTCTCTACGGTTTCTGCACCCTCGCGGATGTACTCGATGGCCCGCAGGCTCAGGTCCATGTCCTCGGATTCCTGTGAGAAATAGCCGATTTTGACTGTGTCACCAATGACGATGCTGCCGCTGTCCGGCCGGATTTTCCCCGCAATCAGGTTGAGCAGGGTCGATTTTCCCCGGCCATTTTTTCCGATGATGCCGACGCGCTCGTCCGGGTCGAAGATGAAGCTGAAGTCCTTCACCACACACTGGCCCTTAAAGGCCTTGGATACGTGATCCATGTCCACCACCTGTTTACCCAGCCGTGTGAACCCCACGTTGATCTCAAGGAAGTCCTCGCCCAGGTCGGCGGCGCTGTTTTTAATGTCCTCAAAGCGCTGGATCCGGGCTTTCTGCTTGGTGGTTCTTGCCCGGGCGCCCCTGCGGATCCACGCCAGCTCGCGCCGGTACAGGTTCTGCCGCTTCTGCTCCATAACGCTCTCGAACTCCTTGCGGGCGGCCTTTTTTTCGACGAACTCGGAGTAATTGCCGGTATATTCGTACAGTTTTCCGCCGTCCAGTTCCATGGTCTTGTTGACCACCCGGTCCAGGAAGTAGCGGTCATGGGTGACCATCAGGAGCGCGCCCCTGCGGTTTTCCAGATATTTTTCGAGCCAGGTGATGGTTTCGTTGTCCAGGTGGTTCGTGGGCTCATCGAGGATCAGGAGGTCGCAGGGGGTCAGCAGCACAGAGGCCATGGCCACACGCTTACGCTGGCCGCCGGACAGGGCGCCGATGGTTTTGTCAAAATCCTTGATGCCCAGCTGTGTTAATATGGTTTCCACCTGGGATTTCAGGTTCCACAGGCCTGCGGCGTCGATGGTATCGGTCAGACCCAGCAGGTGCTTCTGGAGCTTTTCGTCCTCGGGATAGCGGGCCAGAAGGTCCAAGGTACTTTCGTAATCGCGCAGGGTGTTCATTTCCGGGGTGTCGGCCCGGAAGACCTGGGCCAGGACGGTGGCGCAGGGGTCAAGCTCGGGCGTCTGGGCCAGGTATTCGATACGTTTGGCGCCATAGACTCGGATTTCGCCGGCGTCGGGGCTGTCCTGTCCGGCCACAATCCGCAGCATGGACGTCTTGCCGGTACCATTAATACCAATGACACCGATTTTATCGCTGTCCTCGATGTTAAAGCTGATTTCTTCAAAAAGGGTCTTGACCCCGTAGGTTTTTTTAAGGTTGATGACGGATAATAGATTCATGATTTTCTTTTCTTTCTTTCAGCGGTTTTCTTAAGGGCTATTTTAACACAGATTGCGTCAAGAAAAAAGAAATCAAAAAATAAGGCTAATTTAAAGCTTTATTGAGTAGTATAAAGATACAATAAAACACCACTTATGGAGGATTTGTAGGATTATAGAGGGTCAATATACCTGTATATACATATTTCACAAAAAAAGACCGTTTAATAACAGAATTTTCCTGTAATCTATTGCAAATTGGCTGGATATGTGGTAGTATTGTTATATATTTAACAGATACTCCTTTTGTTCTATAAATGGACAGTTGGAGTATAAGATAAATTATCAAATATTCACATGGAAATGTGAGAATTAATGGAGGGAATTTTAAGTGGCAAAAGAAGTAGTATTAGCTGGTGCTGTCCGTACAGCAATTGGTAGTTTTGGTGGTTCCTTGGCAAACGTTCCAGTTGTAGACCTGGGAAGCATTGTTATCAAAGAAGCATTAAACCGCGCAGGCGTTAAACCTGAAGATGTTGATGAAGTATTAATGGGTTGTGTACTGCAGGCTGCCCAGGGACAGAGTGTTGCCCGTCAGTCCGCTGTAAACGCTGGTATTCCGGTTGAAGTACCTGCTTTAACACTGAATAACTTATGCGGCTCTGGTTTGAAATGTATCAATCTGGCAGCTGCTATGATTCAGGCTGGCGAAGCCGATATCATTGTTGCCGGCGGTATGGAAAGCATGTCCAGCGCTGCTTACGCGGTTCCAAAGGGACGCTATGGCTACAGAATGGGCGACGGCCAGTTCATCGATACCATGATCAAAGACGGTTTAACCGATGCGTTCAACCACTATCACATGGGGATTACCGCTGAAAACGTCGCAGAACAGTATGATGTAACCCGTGAAGACCAGGATGATTTCGCAGCCAAGAGCCAGCAGAAATGTGAAGCTGCTCAGGCAGCAGGCCGTTTCGACGACGAAATCGTACCGGTTCCGGTAAAAGTTAAAAAAGAAATGGTTGACTTTAAAGTTGACGAATTCCCAAGAAAAGGCGTTACCGCTGAAGGCATTGCTAAAATGCGTCCGGCTTTCAAAAAAGATGGTACCGTAACAGCTGCCAACGCTTCCGGTATCAATGATGGCGCTGCCGCTATCGTTGTAATGTCTGCTGAAAAAGCCAAAGAATTAGGCGTTAAGCCAATGGCTAAATTTGTTGTCGGCGCTTCCGCTGGCGTTGATCCTTCCATCATGGGCGTAGGACCAATTTTCTCCAGCCGCAAAGCGTTAGATAAAGCTGGTTTAACCATCGACGACATGGACCTGGTAGAAGCAAACGAAGCTTTCGCTGCTCAGTCCTGCGCAGTTGGAAAAACTTTAAACATTCCTGAAGATAAATTAAATGTCAACGGCGGCGCGATCGCCTTAGGTCATCCGGTAGGTGCTTCCGGTGCCCGCATCATGGTTACCTTACTGCACGAAATGCAGAAACGCGGCGCTAAAAAAGGTCTTGCGACCTTATGTGTCGGCGGCGGTATGGGTGTATCCACCATCGTTGAAATGGACTAATTTTGCGCAGATAAAGGACGAATTACTGCAGTGCTCCCCCTTTCCCACTTACGCCTAAATGGGCTGATTCGCGGGAAAGGGACTGAGCCTTGTATTTCGGCCTTTCTCTTAGTGAAAATAAAGGATTTTATCAATTAAGGAGAGAAGGTAATTACAATGGGTTTTGTTAAATATGAACCACAGGGTGCCGTTGCTGTCATCACCATCGACCGTGAAAAGGCTTTAAACGCTTTAAACAGCGAAGTCCTTGAAGATCTGGAAAAAGTGATCGACGGCGTTGACCTCGATACGATTCGCTGCCTGGTTATCACAGGCGCTGGTCAGAAATCTTTTGTTGCCGGTGCAGACATCGGTGAAATGAGCAGCCTGACTCAGGCTGAAGGCGAAGCCTTCGGTAAAAAAGGCAACGATATTTTCAGAAAGATCGAAACCTTACCGATCCCGGTGATCGCTGCGGTTAACGGTTTTGCCCTTGGCGGCGGCTGCGAACTGTCTATGTCCTGTGACATTCGTCTGGCTTCTGAAAACGCAACCTTTGGCCAGCCGGAAGTCGGCTTGGGCATCACCGCTGGTTTCGGCGGCACACAGCGTCTTGCACGCCTGATCCCGACCGGTAAAGCAAAGGAAATGCTGTACGCCTGCACCAACATCAAAGCGGCTGACGCTTTGAGCTGGGGACTGGTTAATGCTGTTTATCCGGCAGACGAACTGATGCCAGCAGCGCTGAAATTAGCAGGTAAAATTGCTAACAACGCTCCAATCGCTGTCCGCAACACCAAAAAAGCCATCAACGATGGCCTTGAAATGGGCATGGACGATGCGATTGCCTTTGAAGCAAAACAGTTTGGCGGATGCTTTGAATCAGCCGATCAAAAAGAAGGCATGGCGGCTTTCCTGGAAAAACGTAAACACGAACCTTTCCAGAATCGTTAAGCCTGTAATTTAATATGATTTTCAACTCAAGGGTATTTTTCTGTAAAAATACCCTTGAGTTTGGGCTTTTGGCCTGTATATACAAATTTGTATATACAAGAATATAAAAAAAGTTTTTAATTTATCTAGGAGGACTTAAAATGAAAGTTGGCGTTATTGGTGCCGGTACAATGGGATCTGGTATTGCTCAGGTTTTCGCTTCTACCGACGGTTATGAAGTGGTACTTTGTGATATCAAACAGGAATTTGCCGATGGTGGTAAAGCTAAAATCGAAAAAGCATTAGCAAAACAGGTTGCTAAGGGCCGTATCGATCAGGCTAAAATGGACGCAACCTTAGCAAAAATCACAACAGGCTTAAGAGAAGCCGTTGCGGATTGCGACCTGGTTGTTGAAGCTGTCTTAGAACAGATGGAAATGAAACATGAATTATTCCAGGCGTTACAGGAAATCTGTAAACCAGAATGTATTTTCGCTTCCAACACTTCTTCTTTATCTTTAACAGAAATGTCTCAGGGCGTTGACCGTCCGGTTATTGGCATGCACTTCTTTAACCCGGTTCCGGCTATGAAACTGGTTGAAGTCATTGCTGGCTACCACACTTCTCAGGAAACCGTTGATACCATTAAAAAGATTGCTACTGATATCGGTAAGACACCGGTACAGGTTAACGAAGCGGCTGGTTTCGTTGTAAACAGAATCTTAGTTCCAATGATCAACGAAGGCATCGAAGTTTATGCTGCAGGTACTGCTTCTGCTTCTGATATTGACACCGCGATGAAATTAGGCGCAAACCACCCAATGGGACCACTGGCATTAGGCGACTTAATCGGTCTGGACGTTGTTCTGGCCATCATGGAAGTATTACAGGCTGAAACTGGCTCTGACAAATACGCTCCGGCGCCGCTGCTTCGCAAAATGGTACGCGCAGGCGTTTTAGGTATGAAAACAGGAAAAGGATTCTTTGATTACACAAAATAAGCTTGTGTGACAAATATATTTAGGAGGAACAGTATGGACTTCAATCTGAGTAAGGAACATCAAATGTTGCGCACACTCTACAGAGAGTTTGCAGAAAATGAAGCAAAACCAATCGCCCAGGAAATTGACGAAGAAGAACGCTTCCCACAGGAAACCGTTGATAAAATGGTTAAAAACGGCTTTATGGGTATCCCGATTGCCAAAGAAGACGGCGGACAGGGCTGTGACACTTTAGCCTACATCCTGGCTGTTGAAGAATTATCCCGCGTTTGTGGTACCACAGGCGTTATCCTTTCAGCACACACCTCTTTAGGGATGGACCCTATCCGTAAATTCGGTACACCAGACCAGAAAGCCAAATATATTCCGCGTTTAGCAAGCGGTGAATTATTAGGCGCTTTCGGTTTAACTGAACCAGGTGCTGGTACCGATGCTTCCGGACAGCAGACAAAAGCTGTTTTAGAAGGCGACCACTATGTATTAAACGGTACAAAGATCTTTATCACCAACGGTGGTAAAGCCGATGTTTACATCATCTTCGCCATGACCGACAAGAGCAAAGGCACCAAGGGTATTTCTGCATTCATCGTAGAAAAAGACTATCCTGGCTTCTCAATCGGTACAAAAGAAAAGAAAATGGGTATCCGTGGTTCTTCCACAACCGAATTAATCTTTGAAGACTGCATCGTTCCAAAAGAAAATCTTCTTGGCAAAGAAGGTAAGGGCTTTGGCATCGCAATGCAGACACTGGACGGCGGCCGTATCGGGATCGCAGCTCAGGCTTTAGGTCTGGCACAGGGCGCTTTCGACGAAACCGTGGCCTATGTTAAAGAAAGAAAACAGTTTGGCCGCTCCATCGCCAAATTCCAGAATACACAGTTCAAATTAGCCGATATGTACGCGCGTATCGAAGCTGCCCGTAACCTGGTTTACAAAGCAGCCATCGCTAAAGATACCCAGAAAGTATTCTCTGTCGAAGCAGCAACCGCTAAGTTGTTCGCAGCTGAAACCGCTATGGCTGTTACCACAGAATGTGTACAGTTACTTGGTGGTTATGGTTACACCAGAGACTATCCAGTTGAACGTATGATGCGTGATGCTAAGATTACCGAAATTTATGAAGGAACAAGCGAGGTACAACGTATGGTTATATCTGGCAACGTTCTGAAATAGGAAGTTCAAAAGGAGGAAATTTAGGTGAATATTGTAGTTTGTGTAAAACAAGTTCCTGATACAAATGAAGTAAAACTTGATCCAGTAACAGGTACATTAATTAGAGATGGCGTTCCAAGTATTATGAACCCTGATGATAAAGCTGGTCTGGAAGCCGCATTAGAGCTGAAAGACGCTACCGGCGCGCACATTACCGTTGTTTCCATGGGACCACCACAGGCAGACGACGTTCTTCGTGAAGCGCTGGCTATGGGCGCAGATGAAGCGATTTTAGTAACCGACAGAGCTTTCGGCGGCGCCGATACCTGGGCAACTTCTACCACCATCGCTGCAGCTGTTAAAATGTTAGACTACGACCTGATCATTACCGGCCGTCAGGCAATCGACGGTGATACCGCTCAGGTTGGTCCTCAGATCGCTGAACATTTAAACATTCCAAATATCAGCTACGCTGAAGACATTAAAGTGGAAGGCGACTCTGTTATCGTAAAACGTCAGTATGAAGACAGATACCATACCATTAAAGTACAGATGCCTTGCTTAGTTACCGCTTTAGGCGAAATGAATACACCGCGTTATATGACTCCTGGTGGAATCTTTGACGCTTACAGATCAAATGAAGTAAAGGTCTGGACCCTGGAAAACATCGAAGTGGATACCACTAACATCGGTTTAAAGGGATCCCCGACACGCGTATTCAAATCCTTCCCGAAAGCTTTAAAAGCGGCCGGAACTGTTGTTCAATTAGATCCACAGGAATCTGCTGATTTCTTACTGGAAAAATTGAAAGAAAAATTCATTATTTAATGGAAAGTGGTGAACATAGATGAGTTTACAAGATTATAAAGGTGTTTTCGTCTTTGTACAGCAGGTAGATAACGTTATTACTCCTGTTTCTTTCGAACTGATTGGTAAAGGCAAAGAATTAGCCAATGATTTAGATACAGAAGTTACTGCTGTTGTTTTAGGTTCTAAAATTGACGCAATGGGCAAAGAATTAGCCCGTCATGGTGCAGACAAAGTCATCATGGTTGATGATCCTGCTTTAGAAGTATATACAACCGAACCGTATGTACATGCTTTTACAGAAGTTATTAATAAATATAAACCAGAAGTTGTTCTGTTTGGTGCAACCGCTATTGGCCGTGATATGGCGCCGCGTGTATCCGCACGTGTTCATACCGGTTTAACCGCTGACTGTACAAAACTGGAAATTAACCCAGAAGACAAGGGCTTAATGATGACCCGTCCGGCTTTCGGCGGCAACATCATGGCGACCATCCTGTGTCCGGAACACCGTCCGCAGATGTCTACCGTACGTCCTGGCGTTATGCAGAAGCTGCCAACCGACGACGCAGCTGAATGCGAAGTTATCAAAGAAGAAATTGCCGGCTTAAGCGATCACATGAACGTAGAAGTTATGGAAATTGTTAAAACCGTAGCCGAAAAAATGGATATCCAGGACGCTAAAATCCTTGTATCCGGCGGCCGTGGTATGGCATCTCCGGAAAACTTCAAACTGCTCGAAGACCTGGCAGACGCTTTAGGCGGAACCATCTCCTCCTCAAGAGCCTGTGTAGACGCTGGCTGGGTTGAAAAAGACCGTCAGGTTGGTCAGACCGGTAAAACCGTTCGTCCGAACCTGTACATTGCCTGCGGTATCTCCGGCGCAATCCAGCATTTAGCTGGTATGGAAGAATCCGATGTCATCATCGCCATCAACAAAGACGAAACCGCTCCGATCTTTAACGTAGCAGATTTCGGCGTTGTCGGTGATGTCTTCAAAATCTTACCACTGTTCACAGAAGCAGTTAAGAAAGAAATGGCAACCCGTTAATCGGCGTTTCGATAAAATTAAAAGTCCGAAGCTTACTTTAGCTTCGGACTTTTTCAGGTTATAAATCGAATGGCGGTGTCCGGAAAAAAGTGTTTTTTTGCGTTCCTTGTGCAACATTTTGTGAGCGGTTTACAAATGCCGCGTAAGGGTATAAAATGAAACCAGCAACTAAAAACCATTTACGATGGAGGATTCGATGTCAGGAAAAAATATTTTTATCGCAAAGAGCGCGGATGTACTGGGCAAGGTACGCATCGGCGATTATAGCAGCATCTGGTACCAGGCGGTACTGAGAGGGGATATGGACAGCATCACCATTGGTGAGCGCAGCAACGTGCAGGACGGCTCCGTGGTGCACGTGGCGCCGGGCGGCTACTGCGTTAAAATTGGCGACGGGGTCACCATCGGGCACAATTGTACGGTTCACGGCTGCACCATTGAAAACAACGTGCTGGTCGGTATGGGCTCCACCATCCTAAACGGCGCAGTCATCGGTGAAAATACCATCATCGGTGCAGGCTCCCTGGTCACCCAGAACAAGGTCATCTCGCCGAACTCGCTGGTGATGGGAAGTCCGGCCAAGGTCATCCGTCCGCTTACCGACGCCGAGATCGACAGCATCCGTGAAAACGCCAGGGAATATATGGAATGTATGCGCCTGGAACCTGGCAAAAGCTATTACGAAAACAGCGAAGGCATTATTGTCGTGCGCCAGATATAGGTGTCCGGCCGCTAAAAAAGCACCCGAGAGGTTTCGGGTGCTTTTTTTTACACAAATTTTACCGCTGTGCCATAGGCAATGACCTCTGCGGCCCCCTGCATAATGGCAGAGGAGGCGTAACGGATATTGACCACCGCGTCGGCGCCAAGGCCTTCGGCTTCCTGCACCATACGCTTGGTGGCCAGTGCCCGGGCGTCGTTCATCATTTCGTTATAAGCCTTGAGCTCGCCGCCCACAATGGTTTTAAACCCCTGGCTGATATCCCGTCCGATATTTTTGGACTGGATGGTTGAGCCCTTGACCAGGCCTAGCATTTCAAATTCTTTACCGCTGATGTAATCAGTATTGACTAAGATCATCTTCTTCTCCGCTCCTTATCTCATCGATTCTCTGGATCAAAACATGGAGGGAAACACCGGCCAGCGCCAGTGGCAGGATACTGCACAAAATCTTGACAATCAAAGGGACATCAATGATAAAGCAGACAATGATAAATCCCACAAAGTATAAGATCAGCAACAGCCCAATGACCAATGGGGCAATGATTTTCCTGACTTTCATAGACTGACCGCTCCCTTCCTAAGCTGCTTTCATTATATCGGATAACAGGGTCCAGAGCAAGGATTAATCATCATAATCCCCAAAAATGTTGCGGCTGCGTCGATTTCGCAGCTTAAAGAAGGCAAAGACACCGCCGCCGATCAGCACAATGACGATCGGAACTGCGATGAACAGTGGGTTAATGCCTTTATCCGTTGTTTTCAACATGACCACGTAATCGCCCGGTGCGCTGGCCGTAAAGGTAGCCACTTTGGTATCGTTGTGGTAGGTGGTGACAACCGGTTCAATACTGTCACCGGAGCTGTTGTACCGGGTAACGGTAAACTGGGCTTCGGACTGGAGCTTTGAGGCCTCATCGTCGGTCAGGGCCAGGTTCAT
Encoded proteins:
- a CDS encoding ABC-F family ATP-binding cassette domain-containing protein; this translates as MNLLSVINLKKTYGVKTLFEEISFNIEDSDKIGVIGINGTGKTSMLRIVAGQDSPDAGEIRVYGAKRIEYLAQTPELDPCATVLAQVFRADTPEMNTLRDYESTLDLLARYPEDEKLQKHLLGLTDTIDAAGLWNLKSQVETILTQLGIKDFDKTIGALSGGQRKRVAMASVLLTPCDLLILDEPTNHLDNETITWLEKYLENRRGALLMVTHDRYFLDRVVNKTMELDGGKLYEYTGNYSEFVEKKAARKEFESVMEQKRQNLYRRELAWIRRGARARTTKQKARIQRFEDIKNSAADLGEDFLEINVGFTRLGKQVVDMDHVSKAFKGQCVVKDFSFIFDPDERVGIIGKNGRGKSTLLNLIAGKIRPDSGSIVIGDTVKIGYFSQESEDMDLSLRAIEYIREGAETVENARGEVITAAQMMELFLFDRTAQWIRISELSGGERRRLYLLRILMSAPNVLLLDEPTNDLDIDTLKILENYLDDFQGSVLTVSHDRYFLDRVCDTIFSFTGGGEILVQTGNFTDYMAKHAGKDNEPASNKPSEAKTEKVRSKTIRLSYREQQEYDHIDTEMEALEIRLEEIDREMAGITTDYTRLQALSEEKDQSEETLLEKMERKEYLEGIKNAGKAVSS
- a CDS encoding acetyl-CoA C-acetyltransferase, with protein sequence MAKEVVLAGAVRTAIGSFGGSLANVPVVDLGSIVIKEALNRAGVKPEDVDEVLMGCVLQAAQGQSVARQSAVNAGIPVEVPALTLNNLCGSGLKCINLAAAMIQAGEADIIVAGGMESMSSAAYAVPKGRYGYRMGDGQFIDTMIKDGLTDAFNHYHMGITAENVAEQYDVTREDQDDFAAKSQQKCEAAQAAGRFDDEIVPVPVKVKKEMVDFKVDEFPRKGVTAEGIAKMRPAFKKDGTVTAANASGINDGAAAIVVMSAEKAKELGVKPMAKFVVGASAGVDPSIMGVGPIFSSRKALDKAGLTIDDMDLVEANEAFAAQSCAVGKTLNIPEDKLNVNGGAIALGHPVGASGARIMVTLLHEMQKRGAKKGLATLCVGGGMGVSTIVEMD
- a CDS encoding enoyl-CoA hydratase-related protein: MGFVKYEPQGAVAVITIDREKALNALNSEVLEDLEKVIDGVDLDTIRCLVITGAGQKSFVAGADIGEMSSLTQAEGEAFGKKGNDIFRKIETLPIPVIAAVNGFALGGGCELSMSCDIRLASENATFGQPEVGLGITAGFGGTQRLARLIPTGKAKEMLYACTNIKAADALSWGLVNAVYPADELMPAALKLAGKIANNAPIAVRNTKKAINDGLEMGMDDAIAFEAKQFGGCFESADQKEGMAAFLEKRKHEPFQNR
- a CDS encoding 3-hydroxyacyl-CoA dehydrogenase NAD-binding domain-containing protein, which produces MKVGVIGAGTMGSGIAQVFASTDGYEVVLCDIKQEFADGGKAKIEKALAKQVAKGRIDQAKMDATLAKITTGLREAVADCDLVVEAVLEQMEMKHELFQALQEICKPECIFASNTSSLSLTEMSQGVDRPVIGMHFFNPVPAMKLVEVIAGYHTSQETVDTIKKIATDIGKTPVQVNEAAGFVVNRILVPMINEGIEVYAAGTASASDIDTAMKLGANHPMGPLALGDLIGLDVVLAIMEVLQAETGSDKYAPAPLLRKMVRAGVLGMKTGKGFFDYTK
- a CDS encoding acyl-CoA dehydrogenase, with protein sequence MDFNLSKEHQMLRTLYREFAENEAKPIAQEIDEEERFPQETVDKMVKNGFMGIPIAKEDGGQGCDTLAYILAVEELSRVCGTTGVILSAHTSLGMDPIRKFGTPDQKAKYIPRLASGELLGAFGLTEPGAGTDASGQQTKAVLEGDHYVLNGTKIFITNGGKADVYIIFAMTDKSKGTKGISAFIVEKDYPGFSIGTKEKKMGIRGSSTTELIFEDCIVPKENLLGKEGKGFGIAMQTLDGGRIGIAAQALGLAQGAFDETVAYVKERKQFGRSIAKFQNTQFKLADMYARIEAARNLVYKAAIAKDTQKVFSVEAATAKLFAAETAMAVTTECVQLLGGYGYTRDYPVERMMRDAKITEIYEGTSEVQRMVISGNVLK
- a CDS encoding electron transfer flavoprotein subunit beta/FixA family protein; the encoded protein is MNIVVCVKQVPDTNEVKLDPVTGTLIRDGVPSIMNPDDKAGLEAALELKDATGAHITVVSMGPPQADDVLREALAMGADEAILVTDRAFGGADTWATSTTIAAAVKMLDYDLIITGRQAIDGDTAQVGPQIAEHLNIPNISYAEDIKVEGDSVIVKRQYEDRYHTIKVQMPCLVTALGEMNTPRYMTPGGIFDAYRSNEVKVWTLENIEVDTTNIGLKGSPTRVFKSFPKALKAAGTVVQLDPQESADFLLEKLKEKFII
- a CDS encoding electron transfer flavoprotein subunit alpha/FixB family protein, translated to MSLQDYKGVFVFVQQVDNVITPVSFELIGKGKELANDLDTEVTAVVLGSKIDAMGKELARHGADKVIMVDDPALEVYTTEPYVHAFTEVINKYKPEVVLFGATAIGRDMAPRVSARVHTGLTADCTKLEINPEDKGLMMTRPAFGGNIMATILCPEHRPQMSTVRPGVMQKLPTDDAAECEVIKEEIAGLSDHMNVEVMEIVKTVAEKMDIQDAKILVSGGRGMASPENFKLLEDLADALGGTISSSRACVDAGWVEKDRQVGQTGKTVRPNLYIACGISGAIQHLAGMEESDVIIAINKDETAPIFNVADFGVVGDVFKILPLFTEAVKKEMATR
- a CDS encoding gamma carbonic anhydrase family protein — encoded protein: MSGKNIFIAKSADVLGKVRIGDYSSIWYQAVLRGDMDSITIGERSNVQDGSVVHVAPGGYCVKIGDGVTIGHNCTVHGCTIENNVLVGMGSTILNGAVIGENTIIGAGSLVTQNKVISPNSLVMGSPAKVIRPLTDAEIDSIRENAREYMECMRLEPGKSYYENSEGIIVVRQI
- a CDS encoding YbjQ family protein — translated: MILVNTDYISGKEFEMLGLVKGSTIQSKNIGRDISQGFKTIVGGELKAYNEMMNDARALATKRMVQEAEGLGADAVVNIRYASSAIMQGAAEVIAYGTAVKFV